The genomic DNA AACACCAAATTATTTGCCACTTGAACTAACCCTCAATGCGGCATCCAAATTAATTTGGTGTTAATTTGAACGATTAGTCTAGGGAAGAATCTCAAGCCTTCGAGACGAACTTTCTTCGGGTCTTTGACGTACGTCTAATATATCCCCTCGTGACGCATGACGGAAGTTGTGTCCCAAGACATTGACGGTCCGGCTCTCATCTCAAAGTCAATAGACCCCCAGAGAAAGCTGTCCTTGGAACCGTTGGATTCCTTGAAGTAGTCAGATGCCTGATCCTCCGGTGACATAATTCCTCCGGTTTTGCTAACTAACGTGTTCTGATCAAGTTCTGTTATGTTGTTATGGATGTTCGAGTATTGGTCGATGTTTGGCTCGATCACACCACACCTATAGTTCATAGGCATCGACCCTCCCGAGCACGACGATATACTGTTTGGGGAACCCAAGGCGAGTGATCTAGTGTCGTACAGTGCATCGGAGTATGCTCCTGATTCAACCTGGGAGGACTCGAGATTTTCTATCTTCTCATAAATGACCCTCAGAGAATCATGTTGAGCGGCCGGCTGGATAGATGTCATGGCGGGGAAGTAGAATTCTCCATTCGGTTCATCCTCGGAATGAGAACCGCGCACGTTGTCACATTCGGGGCCAGGGGTGTGCAGATCAAGGGTTTGGCCTAGGTTTTGTTGTGGTAGCAAGTGAAGGCTTTGGATTATCCTTTCTTGGAGTAAAGGATGCAGCTTAGGCCAGAGGGCAGGGTTACTGTAGAAATAATTAGAGAGAGGGCTCTGAAGGCTTTGAAGCTGCAAATGGAGTTGGAGCCTTTCGAAGGCAGAATGGCTCAATTCGGATGGAGATGACGAGCTGTCTTGAGGCCCGTCGGCCCCTACATTCGTGCCGAGACGTCCTCTTGCATTACTTTGCTTTCGCCTCCCGAGCAACTTCTTCTTCAGCCGGGTGTTCCAGTAGTTCTTGATGTCGTTATCAGTTCTTCCGGGCAACTGTGCCGCAATTATTGACCACCTGTGtaacaaaaaagatttaatATCATTACGCATTGCAACTTCTACTGAGGAATATCAATTAAAACTTACATTGCGTAGATTTGCACTCTCAGAAGGTTCGAAATTCTACTACCACAAAGTGAGGTACTACGTCACCTCTAAGATTGATCAATGCGTTCGAAAGTCATTTGGtattttatcaaatttctCTGATCCGAATCTATATGTATATCGTTTATTAAAATCGACTTCTCgcattacaaattaataagatGTTATGAGAGATTCAGATTAATTTCGGACCTGCTGCCGATGCTGATGTAGAGGCTGCAAATGATGTTGTCTTCTTCCTCAGTAAAGCCACCATGCTTGATGTTAGGTCTCAGGTAATTCAGCCATCTCAGCCTGCAACTCTTCCCGCATCTCTTGAGCCCTACACCGCACATCATCGATCAACACGGCCACATACCACATAACTCAGTCATCTCTgtgatatcaattttttttttcttaataaaaagaaCACGTGAACACAGAGAGATCGATTGAGGGTCGCCTACCGATTTTATGAGGAAGAGCAATCCAATTGCCACCGGTTCCGTATTTCTCAATGTAAGCCTTGAGCTTGGCATCCTCTTCGGGGGACCATGGTCCCTTCTTCACGTTGTCCTTGTCACAGCACGGGGCTCTTCCCATCTTTCTTCACTCGTATCCGTGCGACGAACTCCCTTCTCGGCTAATCTATTGATTTCTAGAATTCTTCGAAACCCCGATCAGGTGATGTTGATGGTGGAGAACTGAGAGTGAGACAGAAGTTAAAATGACTTTCTTGTCAAGAGAGATTTGCTTTGTTGGTGTGATTAGTCGAGGGAAGGACTGGCATATATATAGGTAGGGATTTGCTATACAAAGAGTGGGTAACCTGTGATGTGATGCTTATTATGGGGGACAAAAGTCATAAGCAACAtttcttctttatttattatattttatatataatttatagagCATATATCATGTTGGGATATATGTGAAGCATGTTGTTGATTACTAGGACATACATTTccttgaaaaaagaaaatttgtcGAGGATAATACTTATAGGGTGGAACCAGAATAATGACTAGGTTTCGTTTTGTTCAATGCGGCAATTGTCTAATTAATTGTTAATCTATTATAAATTGTTAGAGAGTTTAATTAGGATGCCACATGGtattaagaaaaattcaatgaatttCTAAGAGACTAGTTATTTAATCCAAGCATTGTCTCACCAAAGTCGGGCAACTTTTTTACTTTGatactatatttttttaatgaaaatattgATGCGGTTCTATTtatgaatttaataataacaaaGGATATGAAATAAATCATCTCTTCAAAAATatccaataaataaatacattatGAAAGTTTGCAAAAAAAATCTAGAGGTATGTATTAATGGGGAGACTCAAAGCTGGGACAATGGACCACAAGATTGAAGGTTTGTCCAAAAAGCTTATGTGGAATACTCTCATCACATGAAAGGGAGAATTCCGTGAGAGAGtagtttatatttatatatataaattgggTGTTACAGTCTATCATCAGTTTAAATATTTAGATTGGAAATGCACTTACAACAACGTGGCAATCAcctataaaattgaaaatttcactTAAATCATGGTATATGGTATATCCATCTCATGTGATATCATATTATAAGCTCAATACATAAACCTATTATTCACGACATGGTTTTACTCTTGATCTTATCCAAAAGAAACTAATTGATCAAGAGAGGGAATAATACAGTAGTACACCTCTCGCTCGGTGACTAAAAGGTCTCAAGTTCGATACCTAGTGGGACTATTCGTAtccatttattagatatttaagattTATATTCCAATACACTAGGCCCATAGACCtcccttgtaaccgaaaaaaaaaatcgaaacaCACTATTAATAGCCAAattcttgcattttttttttgggcccgATTACATATTTAGAGTTGAATAATTAACTATTTATAAGATATCGTTTGCCATTGGAACCCAGTTTCTAGGGCTTATGAAATTCCcttcaaattaatatttagcTGTTAGCATCTccatatctctctctcttcctttctGGATTGGTTAGCCCATCCGTAATTTAACAAATAGCAGTAGATAGAGATtggataaaaaatttcttgctttctaatatattaatataataggGTAGCTTTTTCCATAggttattaataaaataacattTCACACCAATTATTCATGTAAACGATCGGAATAAAAGAAGCCTTCATCCTCTGGCGGTAATTTGTCGCCAAACGCATGCATCAATTATCAACAACAACCCAATTGACCTTTTCAttggaaaattatatttactgAGAGAACCAGTAGAATATATTGCTGCAGAATTCTATGAAATTAAATGACAGAAACAAAGAgtaaatttcaattaaaaaatgaagtaGAGAATTATAGATTAACATTATTTCTGTATTATATTTTGACATAATATTTAAGTTGCTCCGttgtaattcattttttttggctaTTCTGTTCATATAAAATGGTTTGTAATTAGTTTGCTCTTTTATTTCTGTTGATGTGAGTAAATGTGGGGAGGAAATTTTAAACTGAAAGTGTTATGGATTTAGATCTCTCTTGCAAAACCAAAAGAGAATATTGTCTAGTGATACCAGATCCCAATACAACATTTACGTTAAAATGGTTGGACTGCTTGCGTACCATGAAagtttaatattatatttcaaagttattttctGTTATTTATTACCTGCCAATAATCTGGTTCGGATAATCTTAGATGGTTCTATCTTATAATGAcataattagaaaaagaaaaaaaatagaattatgacaattaaaaataaattacggTAATTATTCAAGTGATTAACACTCTTTATCCAATTTGTTACGATTTGATTTGTACCTTTCTCACACTTCATAGTTAGATAAGGGTCACAGAAATTCTCATGGATTATTGTAGTTCCCTGACCTAGGATAACttattagaaattaaatgagacaaattaatatttttggaaaattataactattttaaactttttcgATTGATAGACATTTTCAGTTATAATAGAGATACATTAATATAGTACAAGAAAATGGACAGCTAATAAAGAAGCACATGTTCTCTTAGAATAGGATTTAGccaagaaaaaatatgtgacTTTTCAAATGGCTGATTCAAGCGGTTCAGCGCATGTTTCCTTCAAACAATATCTCGGTTCAAGTGTtattaatggagaaaatcctcAATTGGACGAGCTTTACTTTTTAGTGGACCCTCGGCTCTAACTAAATTACTAGAAGCTCGTTGGGCATGTAGATACCAAAGTATAGatcgaaaatgaaaagtaataatGCCATTTTTCTCCTATCATTTCAATCTTTGGAAATGTAATGTTTATtctatacatacacatatatatatatatatatattctatatatatatacatatatatatatatatcaatagtTTACATAAGAAACGTAATTAGGCCCCCAGTGGCCGACGTTCTAGAATTTGGTTTCCATTACTTTTAGCTCCTCAAAGTTTCTTCGAATGTTGACTATTTGGTaagtttttctaattttgtaCTAACATAAATCTTCTTTCAAATTTTGAGAGATGATTCTTCTATTCAAATATGACTTcttattttacttataaaaataagaattataCTTCGACATTGAAATTTTGCGAATTTCGAAATGCCAACATGAACCCTTTCGCGAATAAAACATAAACCATAAAATGATTGACAATGATAGAATAATATAGGTcatgatattatttttaaaattttcaatatcttTTGGAATAATCAAATTCACATGGCTAGAGCCATGTATATTCGAATGAAAAATACATGTGAATGCCAAGTATACTGTTAAGTgaaatgttctttttttctacttaaataaaatctcTGATTCGAGTCTTATAAATGGTCAAAGTGAGCCGACCCGacttgaattgaattagttgggGCCAATTGGACTTCTGAATATCAGAGTGCATagcaataaaagaaaaaaa from Punica granatum isolate Tunisia-2019 chromosome 2, ASM765513v2, whole genome shotgun sequence includes the following:
- the LOC116194958 gene encoding transcription factor RAX2-like; this translates as MGRAPCCDKDNVKKGPWSPEEDAKLKAYIEKYGTGGNWIALPHKIGLKRCGKSCRLRWLNYLRPNIKHGGFTEEEDNIICSLYISIGSRWSIIAAQLPGRTDNDIKNYWNTRLKKKLLGRRKQSNARGRLGTNVGADGPQDSSSSPSELSHSAFERLQLHLQLQSLQSPLSNYFYSNPALWPKLHPLLQERIIQSLHLLPQQNLGQTLDLHTPGPECDNVRGSHSEDEPNGEFYFPAMTSIQPAAQHDSLRVIYEKIENLESSQVESGAYSDALYDTRSLALGSPNSISSCSGGSMPMNYRCGVIEPNIDQYSNIHNNITELDQNTLVSKTGGIMSPEDQASDYFKESNGSKDSFLWGSIDFEMRAGPSMSWDTTSVMRHEGIY